The following are encoded together in the Pedobacter sp. D749 genome:
- a CDS encoding DUF6232 family protein — translation MATQLQNEITFYQDVNVTVTQSRYVTNSKTYAMRNISSVHIFEIVKSKTAPVLMIIMGVLMLFANDIRILGLIVLVVGILILALNKNEFTVRISTNAGEVNSIVSKDRLYVQNIVSALNDAIVFRG, via the coding sequence ATGGCAACACAATTACAAAATGAAATAACATTTTATCAAGATGTAAATGTTACGGTTACCCAATCGAGGTATGTTACCAACTCAAAAACATATGCAATGCGGAACATATCTTCTGTCCATATTTTTGAAATCGTAAAAAGTAAAACAGCGCCGGTTTTGATGATTATTATGGGAGTACTAATGCTTTTTGCTAATGACATACGGATTTTAGGTTTAATTGTGCTGGTTGTAGGTATTTTAATCCTAGCCCTTAATAAAAATGAATTTACAGTAAGGATCAGTACAAATGCAGGCGAAGTGAATAGTATCGTATCAAAAGACAGATTGTATGTTCAGAATATTGTAAGTGCACTTAATGATGCAATTGTATTCAGAGGTTAA
- a CDS encoding DUF6804 family protein — translation MKVFLVICALCCFAAILKLPIEYYTFLRIIVSLGALLLIYVWTKQKNYALAIVFVLVLILFNPLFPIYLHRKSIWIPLDIITGLLFLIIAFYKKSEPVKQQETATEILPVQKTYSRDRIVSVKREIQ, via the coding sequence ATGAAAGTTTTTCTTGTTATCTGTGCCCTCTGCTGTTTCGCAGCTATACTAAAATTACCTATCGAATATTACACCTTTCTGAGAATAATAGTTTCGCTAGGGGCCTTACTGCTTATTTACGTTTGGACAAAACAAAAAAACTATGCTTTGGCAATTGTTTTCGTGCTTGTGTTGATTCTTTTTAATCCCCTGTTTCCCATTTACCTGCATCGGAAAAGCATCTGGATTCCACTTGACATCATCACCGGACTCTTGTTTTTAATTATTGCCTTTTATAAGAAAAGTGAACCTGTAAAACAACAAGAAACAGCGACTGAAATTTTACCCGTTCAAAAAACATACTCCAGAGACCGCATTGTTTCGGTGAAAAGAGAAATACAATAA
- a CDS encoding DUF4007 family protein, with protein MKISFSGHETFVCRQFWLKKGYEHILANRSFNDEDAVVHLGVGKNMTTAIKFWLRGFNIVDEADQITELGTNLLERYDPYLEDTASLWLLHYAAIKNEKLFIFNTFFNQFLKEKNEFTKPQLIAYLKRKTEESGFKHFSDKTYDSDANVFLRTYNRSNDGKADVEEETANLLVELNLIRPFTRVALDGKTSVQWFRVMRESRDDLPQEILAFTILDTYGTEAKSISFKDLLEGVNSPGNIFCMTEKGLEEKLMELASIWPNDFNYNETAGNRVLQIKQEMNKWEVLNQYYG; from the coding sequence ATGAAAATAAGTTTTAGTGGCCACGAAACCTTTGTTTGCCGCCAGTTCTGGCTAAAGAAAGGTTACGAGCATATATTAGCAAATAGATCGTTCAACGATGAGGATGCCGTGGTGCATTTAGGGGTGGGTAAGAATATGACGACCGCTATTAAATTTTGGCTACGTGGATTTAATATTGTTGACGAGGCGGATCAAATCACAGAGCTTGGTACAAACCTGCTCGAACGTTACGATCCCTATTTGGAAGACACTGCAAGCTTATGGCTTTTGCATTATGCCGCTATCAAAAATGAAAAACTTTTTATTTTCAATACTTTCTTCAATCAGTTTTTGAAAGAGAAAAATGAATTTACAAAGCCACAGCTAATAGCGTATTTAAAACGTAAAACAGAGGAAAGTGGTTTTAAGCACTTTAGCGATAAAACATATGATTCTGATGCTAATGTTTTCTTACGGACTTACAATAGGTCTAACGATGGCAAAGCCGATGTAGAAGAAGAAACAGCAAATCTTTTAGTAGAGTTAAATCTAATTCGCCCATTTACAAGAGTAGCCTTAGATGGAAAAACATCAGTGCAATGGTTTAGGGTAATGAGAGAAAGCAGAGATGACCTCCCACAAGAGATTTTAGCATTTACCATTCTAGATACTTACGGAACGGAGGCAAAATCAATATCATTTAAAGATTTATTGGAAGGGGTGAATTCCCCAGGAAACATATTCTGCATGACAGAAAAAGGATTGGAAGAAAAGTTAATGGAGTTGGCTAGCATCTGGCCTAATGATTTTAACTATAACGAAACAGCAGGCAATAGGGTACTACAAATTAAACAAGAAATGAATAAGTGGGAGGTATTAAATCAATATTATGGTTAA
- a CDS encoding type I restriction endonuclease translates to MDLKLKLEQLHQRVVGLKDQINTEEATKNAFVMPFIQILGYDIFNPTEVIPEHICDIGTKKGEKVDYVIRKNNEPILIFECKHWKESADAHNSQLHRYYHVSKARFGVLTNGTVYNFYADLEKPNIMDEKPFLTIDIEDLKDNALKILESFTKNEYNLETILDSAEGLKYIKAIRKEFEKEIDTPSDEMVKLLVNRFFDKPLTANRMIAFKEYTKKALAISINESISDRLKSALNINEKIEKKEEDKAIPVIEDPDASKIVTTEEELEAFQIVKAILREKIPSARIAARDTQSYFGVLLDDNNRKPICRFHFNTANKYLETFQKGKDAGEKKQLFSLDELYDYRAQLHQTIENY, encoded by the coding sequence ATGGACCTTAAGCTTAAATTAGAACAACTTCATCAACGGGTGGTCGGATTAAAAGATCAGATCAATACCGAAGAGGCTACGAAAAATGCATTTGTAATGCCCTTTATTCAAATCCTCGGTTATGATATTTTTAACCCTACAGAAGTGATCCCCGAGCACATTTGCGATATCGGCACTAAAAAAGGCGAAAAGGTAGATTACGTAATCCGAAAAAACAATGAGCCTATCCTCATTTTCGAATGTAAACACTGGAAAGAAAGTGCCGATGCACACAACTCTCAGTTGCACCGTTATTACCATGTTTCGAAAGCACGTTTCGGCGTATTAACCAACGGTACGGTTTATAACTTTTACGCCGATTTAGAAAAACCGAATATTATGGACGAAAAGCCATTCTTAACCATCGATATCGAAGACCTGAAAGATAATGCACTTAAAATCCTCGAAAGTTTTACCAAAAACGAATACAATTTAGAAACCATTCTCGATTCGGCCGAAGGTTTAAAATACATCAAGGCCATCAGAAAAGAATTTGAAAAAGAAATAGACACCCCTTCTGATGAAATGGTAAAATTACTGGTGAACCGTTTTTTTGATAAACCCTTAACGGCAAACCGGATGATCGCCTTTAAAGAATATACCAAAAAGGCCCTGGCTATTTCCATCAACGAATCGATCAGCGATCGTTTAAAATCGGCATTAAATATCAATGAGAAAATAGAGAAAAAGGAAGAGGACAAAGCAATTCCTGTTATAGAAGATCCTGATGCTTCAAAAATTGTAACCACTGAAGAAGAGTTGGAGGCTTTCCAGATTGTAAAAGCCATTTTACGCGAGAAGATCCCTTCGGCACGGATTGCAGCCCGCGATACCCAATCTTACTTTGGCGTATTACTGGATGACAATAACCGGAAACCCATCTGCAGGTTCCACTTCAATACCGCAAATAAATACCTCGAAACTTTCCAGAAAGGCAAAGATGCCGGTGAGAAAAAACAATTGTTTAGTCTTGATGAACTTTACGATTACAGGGCTCAATTGCATCAAACTATAGAAAATTATTAA
- a CDS encoding ImuA family protein, translated as MGTKSELVYKLQQDILMWQGFKPVAAGKAERIGLGAIEDAFPGSVFPKRAIHEFITVFPEDAAASDGFIAGLLAALMKDGAACIWISTARRLFPAALSAFNVAPERIIFMDVDTENDALWIMEEALRCEGLAAVVAEVDALSLVESRRLQLAVEESGVTGFILRKDARRMASTIATARWQISPLPSVLEEGMPGLGFPRWQVNLLKVRNGVPGNWVMEWAGTGFLEVKRVLQQDGWSADENRQIG; from the coding sequence ATGGGGACTAAAAGCGAATTGGTATACAAACTGCAACAAGATATCTTGATGTGGCAGGGCTTTAAGCCTGTTGCTGCCGGTAAGGCGGAGCGGATTGGCCTTGGTGCGATTGAAGATGCTTTTCCCGGTAGTGTATTTCCAAAACGGGCTATCCACGAGTTTATTACTGTTTTTCCGGAAGATGCCGCTGCGAGCGATGGCTTTATTGCCGGGCTGCTTGCTGCTTTAATGAAAGATGGAGCGGCCTGCATATGGATAAGTACGGCCAGGCGTTTATTCCCGGCAGCACTAAGCGCTTTTAATGTAGCGCCTGAACGGATCATTTTTATGGATGTTGATACAGAAAATGATGCCCTTTGGATTATGGAGGAAGCATTGCGATGTGAGGGCTTAGCTGCCGTGGTGGCCGAGGTTGATGCCCTGAGCCTGGTTGAATCGAGAAGATTGCAACTTGCAGTGGAAGAAAGCGGTGTTACCGGATTTATCCTGCGCAAAGATGCGCGAAGGATGGCCAGTACCATTGCTACTGCCCGATGGCAGATTAGCCCCTTGCCGAGTGTTTTGGAAGAGGGCATGCCGGGCCTTGGTTTTCCTCGCTGGCAGGTCAACCTGCTGAAAGTAAGAAACGGGGTGCCGGGAAACTGGGTAATGGAATGGGCTGGTACAGGCTTTTTAGAAGTAAAAAGGGTATTGCAGCAAGATGGCTGGAGCGCAGATGAGAACAGGCAGATTGGGTAA
- a CDS encoding DNA polymerase Y family protein: MSIWFRQLLADWQLIRRPELSAVPFVFAAPDHGRMMITAVSHLAAEAGIEQGMRAADAKAICPGLEVLDDKPDRCEKLLRGLAEWCIRYAPVVAIDEFGKDGLLMEVSGCPHLWGGEREYIKEIVSRLKSKGYTVRLAIADTPGAAWAVSRYGKVTPLVPSGTHAEALLPLVPEALRLEEPVLAKLRKLGFYQIKSFIGMPRSVLRRRFGEGFLLRLAQALGTEQETLVPVQVPVAFQERLPCLEPIRTRTAIEIAISKLLEGLCTKLQAEGKGLRKGVLTGYRLDGQLVQVAIGTNAASHNVSHLLKLFKLKIDQLRPGLGIELFILDVPKVDDVAQEQEAIWTAKPGLDDQSVIRLLDRVAGKVGPQVIHRYLPATRYWPERSVKNTFLLTEKPTADWRLDMPRPTELLPAPVAIEVMALIPDHPPRFFIYKGVQHQVVKADGPERIEREWWLDEGEHRDYYQVEDEQGRRYWLFRSGHYDSEKQFKWFIHGFFA, from the coding sequence ATGTCCATATGGTTTCGCCAGCTCTTGGCAGATTGGCAGCTGATCCGCCGTCCTGAACTCTCTGCAGTTCCCTTTGTATTTGCAGCGCCCGATCATGGCCGGATGATGATCACGGCGGTAAGCCATTTGGCAGCAGAAGCCGGAATTGAACAGGGCATGCGTGCCGCAGATGCCAAGGCTATCTGCCCGGGTTTGGAGGTGCTTGATGATAAGCCAGACAGGTGTGAAAAACTATTACGCGGACTTGCAGAATGGTGTATCCGCTATGCGCCTGTTGTAGCTATAGATGAATTCGGCAAAGATGGATTGTTGATGGAGGTAAGCGGCTGCCCGCACCTTTGGGGCGGCGAGCGCGAATATATAAAAGAAATTGTTTCGAGGTTAAAAAGTAAGGGTTATACCGTAAGGCTGGCCATTGCCGATACGCCTGGTGCTGCCTGGGCAGTATCGAGGTATGGGAAAGTTACACCTTTGGTGCCAAGCGGTACACATGCGGAGGCTTTACTTCCTTTAGTACCAGAGGCCTTGCGTTTAGAAGAACCTGTACTGGCTAAACTGCGTAAGCTTGGTTTTTACCAGATCAAGAGTTTTATCGGCATGCCACGGTCTGTTTTGCGCAGGCGTTTTGGCGAAGGTTTTTTATTGCGCCTGGCGCAGGCACTTGGAACTGAACAGGAAACTTTAGTACCTGTGCAGGTGCCGGTGGCTTTCCAGGAAAGACTTCCCTGTTTAGAGCCAATCAGAACACGGACGGCGATTGAAATTGCGATTTCAAAATTATTGGAGGGGCTTTGTACTAAGCTACAGGCAGAGGGCAAAGGCCTTCGCAAAGGTGTTTTAACGGGTTATCGGCTTGATGGGCAATTGGTACAGGTAGCGATAGGTACAAACGCAGCAAGCCATAATGTAAGTCATTTACTAAAGCTTTTTAAATTGAAGATAGACCAGTTGCGCCCGGGCCTGGGGATCGAGCTGTTTATTTTAGATGTGCCCAAAGTTGATGATGTAGCGCAGGAGCAGGAAGCCATCTGGACTGCAAAACCCGGATTGGATGACCAGAGCGTGATCAGGCTACTGGACCGTGTGGCCGGAAAGGTTGGCCCGCAGGTAATTCACCGCTATCTGCCTGCTACACGTTACTGGCCGGAGCGATCGGTAAAAAACACTTTTTTGCTTACTGAAAAGCCGACTGCCGATTGGCGTTTAGATATGCCCAGGCCAACCGAGCTGCTCCCTGCCCCTGTTGCCATTGAAGTAATGGCGCTTATCCCCGATCATCCACCAAGGTTTTTTATATATAAGGGCGTTCAGCACCAAGTGGTAAAAGCGGATGGCCCCGAGCGGATTGAGCGCGAGTGGTGGCTGGATGAGGGAGAACACCGTGATTATTACCAGGTTGAGGATGAGCAGGGCCGCAGGTACTGGTTGTTCCGGTCAGGGCATTATGACAGCGAAAAGCAGTTTAAATGGTTTATACATGGATTTTTTGCTTAA
- a CDS encoding thermonuclease family protein, which yields MRLGKLSVLVLLLLTLQSCFIQPGESKPLNNSHLSFAAKVIRIMDGDTMEVLYQNQPVKIRLAHIDCPEKRGHQPFGTKAKQALSDLCFGQMVTVQGQKYDRYKRLIAVVINDKKQVLNQEMVKLGMAWHFKKYSSDPLYAQLEINARKNKIGLWQDSTAVAPWDWRETKHRLSR from the coding sequence ATGCGGCTGGGAAAATTAAGTGTATTGGTATTATTATTATTAACACTGCAAAGCTGTTTCATCCAGCCAGGCGAGAGCAAACCTTTAAACAATTCTCACCTTTCCTTTGCCGCCAAAGTGATTCGCATTATGGATGGCGATACCATGGAAGTATTATATCAAAACCAGCCCGTCAAAATCCGTTTGGCCCATATTGATTGCCCTGAGAAACGTGGCCACCAGCCTTTTGGCACCAAAGCCAAACAAGCCCTTTCCGATCTGTGTTTCGGCCAAATGGTAACCGTTCAGGGCCAAAAATACGACCGTTATAAAAGGTTAATTGCTGTAGTAATTAACGATAAAAAACAGGTGCTTAATCAGGAAATGGTTAAACTCGGTATGGCCTGGCATTTTAAAAAGTATTCAAGCGATCCGCTTTATGCACAATTGGAGATAAACGCAAGGAAAAATAAAATAGGTTTATGGCAGGATAGCACAGCAGTAGCACCATGGGATTGGCGGGAAACAAAGCATCGTTTGTCAAGGTAG
- a CDS encoding error-prone DNA polymerase, which translates to MGYSELQITSNFSFLRGASHPHELVAQAAAFGYEKIAITDRNTLAGIVRAHAAAREKDIAIIPACRLDLLDGPSLLAYPTDRKAYGRLSALLTLGNMRAEKGSCHLSRADVYAHSKGLIFTVVMPGVLNRQFSFEDSFIAAVAEYREALGNQLYAGATRSYSGNDDKLIYRIAQLSSRYGLKMVATGDVHYHDPTRRELQDVLTCVREKCTIEESGFRLHQNAERYMKPVDEMKRLFRRYPEAIKNTLAIAEACTFSLDELKYVYPEEINKSGRPPLEELECLTWKGAHALYGEVIPEKVVNTVRYEMEFVKKMDYANYFLFVEDIVREARSRGILCQGRGSAANSAICYCLGITSVNPMKFELLFERFISSERNEPPDIDVDFEHERREEIIQYIYDKYGRDRAAIVATVTQQHQKGAVRDVGKAMGLSVDTINRLSGSLWEYTDEWFEGKRVVEQGLNPEDPHLKKTLELTAQMMGFPRQLGQHTGGFVVTQGKLTDLCPILNARMENRTNIEWNKDDIDVLGFLKVDVLALGMLTCIRKAFDLCRDHYERKLTLANIPEDDPEVYKMISVADTLGVFQIESRAQMSMLPRLRPKCFYDLVIEVAIVRPGPIQGDMVHPYLRRRNGEEPVVYPSPELEEILGRTLGVPLFQEQAMKIAIVAAGFTPAEADGLRRSMATFKFKGLVNQYEEKLISGMLAKGYSLDFAKRIFKQLEGFGSYGFPESHAASFALLVYVSCWLKHYYPDAFAAALLNSMPMGFYQPAQIVIDTQKHGVEVREVDVNYSSWNNLLEEKLTKYFAIRLGFRQVKGIREEEMEVLVSCRGNGYRSITGLRDAGVSLATLERLADADAFRSMGLDRRKALWEVSALQDMPTALFKGQPSESILETQVELPLMGKGEHVVQDYATVGLSLKAHPVSFVRDQLDMLRIRSCFAINNEATEGQLVKVAGLVLVRQRPGTAGGVCFITIEDETGYTNLVVFEKLFETYRKEILHSRLLMVEGRLQREGQVVHVIVSKCFDFTKMLGKLLQREADDLPVLTLSRSDEKTAPYPAQNKRTQVREEVNKEAKDAFHVGRNFK; encoded by the coding sequence ATGGGATATAGTGAGTTGCAGATAACTTCTAATTTTAGCTTTCTGCGCGGGGCATCGCATCCGCACGAACTGGTAGCGCAGGCTGCGGCTTTTGGTTATGAAAAGATTGCCATTACCGACCGGAATACACTGGCAGGCATTGTACGTGCACATGCCGCAGCCCGTGAAAAAGACATTGCGATTATTCCCGCCTGCAGGCTTGATTTACTGGATGGCCCGAGTTTACTCGCTTACCCGACTGACCGGAAAGCTTACGGGCGATTATCTGCACTGCTTACTCTGGGCAATATGCGTGCAGAAAAAGGTTCATGCCACCTCTCGCGTGCAGATGTGTATGCACATTCGAAAGGATTAATTTTTACGGTAGTGATGCCTGGTGTTTTGAACAGGCAGTTTTCTTTTGAGGATAGTTTTATTGCTGCGGTAGCAGAATACCGCGAGGCTTTGGGTAACCAGCTTTATGCAGGCGCCACAAGAAGTTATTCAGGGAATGATGATAAACTGATTTACAGGATTGCGCAGCTTTCTTCCAGGTACGGGCTTAAGATGGTGGCAACCGGAGATGTACATTACCATGATCCTACGCGAAGGGAACTCCAGGATGTATTAACCTGTGTACGTGAAAAGTGCACGATTGAAGAATCCGGGTTTCGTTTGCACCAGAATGCAGAACGTTACATGAAGCCGGTAGATGAAATGAAGCGGCTTTTTAGACGTTATCCTGAGGCGATAAAAAATACGCTGGCCATTGCTGAAGCCTGTACTTTCTCATTGGATGAGCTGAAATACGTTTACCCCGAAGAAATTAACAAGAGCGGCAGGCCACCACTGGAGGAGCTGGAATGCCTGACCTGGAAAGGGGCGCATGCGTTGTATGGTGAGGTTATTCCTGAAAAAGTGGTGAATACAGTGCGTTATGAAATGGAATTCGTTAAAAAGATGGATTATGCCAATTATTTTCTTTTTGTGGAAGACATTGTACGCGAGGCACGCAGCCGGGGCATTTTATGCCAGGGCCGTGGTTCTGCCGCCAATTCGGCCATCTGTTATTGTTTAGGCATTACTTCGGTAAACCCCATGAAATTTGAGCTGCTTTTTGAGCGCTTTATTTCTTCTGAACGCAACGAACCGCCCGATATTGATGTAGATTTTGAACATGAACGCCGGGAAGAAATTATCCAGTATATCTATGATAAGTACGGGCGGGATCGTGCGGCCATTGTGGCCACGGTTACCCAGCAACACCAAAAGGGTGCGGTGCGCGATGTGGGCAAGGCAATGGGTTTATCCGTAGATACGATCAACAGGCTTTCGGGCTCGTTATGGGAATATACAGATGAATGGTTTGAGGGTAAACGCGTAGTTGAACAGGGATTGAACCCGGAAGACCCGCACCTGAAAAAGACCCTTGAGTTAACGGCGCAGATGATGGGATTCCCCAGGCAGTTAGGACAACATACCGGAGGATTTGTGGTAACACAGGGTAAATTAACCGACCTCTGCCCTATTTTGAATGCCAGGATGGAAAATCGTACCAACATTGAATGGAATAAAGATGATATTGATGTTTTAGGCTTTTTAAAGGTAGACGTTCTGGCTTTGGGGATGCTAACCTGTATCCGCAAAGCATTTGATTTATGCCGCGATCATTATGAAAGGAAACTTACTCTGGCCAATATTCCCGAGGATGATCCTGAGGTGTATAAGATGATCAGTGTGGCCGATACTTTAGGGGTATTCCAGATTGAGAGCCGTGCGCAGATGTCGATGTTACCCAGGTTAAGGCCAAAGTGTTTTTACGACCTTGTGATAGAGGTGGCTATTGTTAGGCCAGGCCCGATACAGGGCGATATGGTGCATCCGTACTTACGCAGGCGGAATGGCGAAGAGCCGGTGGTGTATCCTTCGCCCGAACTGGAAGAAATATTAGGCCGGACATTGGGGGTACCGCTGTTCCAGGAGCAGGCCATGAAGATTGCAATTGTGGCGGCAGGCTTTACCCCTGCTGAAGCAGATGGCTTGAGGCGAAGTATGGCCACTTTTAAATTTAAGGGACTGGTAAACCAGTATGAAGAGAAACTTATTAGCGGGATGCTGGCCAAAGGCTATTCTTTAGATTTTGCCAAAAGGATTTTTAAACAGTTAGAAGGATTTGGCAGTTATGGCTTCCCGGAGAGCCATGCAGCGAGTTTTGCACTACTGGTATATGTGTCTTGCTGGTTAAAGCATTATTATCCGGATGCCTTTGCAGCTGCTTTGTTAAATAGTATGCCCATGGGATTTTACCAGCCTGCACAGATTGTAATTGATACGCAGAAACACGGTGTTGAAGTACGGGAGGTGGATGTAAATTATTCTTCGTGGAATAACCTTTTGGAGGAAAAATTGACTAAGTATTTTGCAATCAGATTGGGCTTTCGCCAGGTTAAAGGCATTCGTGAAGAAGAAATGGAAGTTTTGGTTTCATGCCGGGGCAATGGTTACCGCAGCATTACCGGACTTAGAGATGCAGGTGTTTCACTTGCTACGCTCGAACGCCTGGCCGATGCAGATGCTTTCCGGTCGATGGGACTTGACCGTAGAAAAGCACTATGGGAAGTTTCAGCACTGCAGGATATGCCAACAGCACTATTTAAGGGGCAGCCATCGGAAAGTATTTTAGAAACGCAGGTAGAGCTACCGCTAATGGGAAAAGGTGAACATGTGGTACAGGATTATGCTACAGTTGGATTATCGTTAAAGGCGCATCCGGTGAGTTTTGTACGGGATCAACTGGATATGCTACGTATCCGGTCTTGCTTTGCGATTAATAATGAGGCCACTGAGGGGCAACTGGTAAAAGTTGCAGGTTTGGTATTGGTACGGCAACGGCCAGGTACCGCCGGCGGAGTATGTTTTATCACGATTGAGGATGAAACCGGTTATACTAACCTGGTGGTATTTGAAAAGCTTTTTGAGACTTACCGAAAGGAAATTCTGCATTCACGGCTGCTGATGGTGGAAGGACGCCTGCAACGTGAGGGCCAGGTGGTGCATGTGATTGTGAGTAAGTGTTTTGATTTTACCAAAATGCTTGGCAAGTTATTGCAGCGTGAGGCTGATGATCTGCCTGTATTGACCTTATCGCGGAGTGATGAAAAAACTGCACCTTACCCGGCACAAAATAAACGAACGCAGGTAAGGGAGGAGGTAAACAAGGAAGCTAAAGATGCTTTTCATGTAGGAAGGAATTTTAAATAG
- a CDS encoding response regulator, with protein MFKRILIAEDQETQNISLQKTLAEMGIEKPEYVYYCDDALTWIKNAVREERPYDLLITDLYFEEDHNPQKIDGGAELIKAAKEVQANLKTLVFSGENRPAVIDMLFKEMHIDGYVRKARHDGQYLRLAISAIHNHKKYLSPDLKQARKENNSHDFTDLDIAIISQLVDGMPQKNIPYYLQENNIKPSGLSSIEKRLNLMKEVLGFSKNEQLIAYCKDIGII; from the coding sequence ATGTTTAAAAGAATACTTATTGCCGAAGATCAAGAAACACAGAATATTTCCCTGCAAAAAACACTGGCCGAAATGGGTATCGAAAAACCCGAATATGTATATTATTGCGACGATGCACTTACGTGGATTAAAAATGCCGTTAGAGAAGAGCGACCTTATGATCTGTTAATCACCGACCTCTATTTCGAAGAAGACCATAACCCGCAAAAAATCGACGGAGGTGCCGAACTCATCAAAGCCGCAAAAGAGGTGCAAGCCAACTTAAAAACCCTGGTATTTTCCGGAGAAAACAGGCCGGCAGTTATCGACATGTTATTTAAAGAAATGCATATTGATGGGTATGTACGCAAAGCCCGTCATGATGGGCAGTACTTACGCCTCGCCATATCTGCAATCCATAACCATAAAAAATATCTTTCGCCTGATTTAAAACAGGCCAGAAAAGAAAATAATTCTCACGATTTTACCGACCTCGATATTGCAATCATCTCTCAGCTGGTTGATGGAATGCCACAAAAAAACATTCCCTACTATCTACAAGAGAACAACATCAAACCCTCAGGCCTAAGTAGTATCGAAAAACGCCTTAACCTGATGAAAGAGGTACTTGGCTTCTCCAAAAATGAGCAGCTTATCGCCTATTGCAAAGACATCGGGATCATTTAG